Part of the Helicobacter bilis genome is shown below.
TATGCCCGGACATTTCATGCTTATCCCACATAAACATATTGACACACCAACACTTCTATCACAAGAAGAATGGCAACATTTAAATACCTTATCACAAAAGGCTATCGCCATGTTAGAAGAGTATGGGGCAAGCGGTATAAACATGGGGATAAATATCAAAAAAGCAGCAGGGGCAGGTATCCCAGAGCATTTACACCTGCATTTTGTCCCGCGTTTCATAGGCGATACAAATTTTATTACCAGCATTGCAAATAGTCGTGTGTATGGTGTCGATTTTGATTCTATTTATGATAAAATTTCATCTCTTGCAAAGAAGCATTTATATAACTAAAAGGGAATAAAATGAAAAAAATCTATGTTTGTTTATGTTTTATTTTTGGAATCTTAAAGGCAAATCAATATGATTATTTGCTGTTTAGCCATGTTTTAAGCGATGTGGAAAGTGGCTTTGACCTAAAAGCTGATGTAAATGCTAGATGGCAGGGAAACACTCCCTTATATACCGCGGTGAAAAATAATCATTTAGAAATCGCATATTTACTTATCATGGGTGGGGCTGATGTCAATGCGATAAATCATGGAAAGACCGCATTGCATGAAGCCGTGCGTAATAAAAATGCCTATATAACACAACTCTTAGTAACCGCTGGGGCAAAAGTAAATATACAAGATGAGAGTGATGGTAACACGCCCTTGCATTATGCGGCATTAAATAGCGATAGACAAACGCTTAATATCCTTACAAACGCACAAGGCGATATGAATACTCCAAATTTTCAGGGCATAACTCCCGCTCAAATTGCAATGAGAGAGATTACAATCCCCCCAATAATCATTGAAGACTACAATCTTGCGGTAAGTGCAAGTGCGTTTAAAATCACAAATAGTGCGGTTATTTTTAATATTAGAAATCTTACAAATGAGCCTTTGGTTATCTTTAATACAGGCTTATATCTTAATGGTAACTTAATCGCAAGTAGTCAAAAGCCACTCACAATCCCTGCTGGCACAACTATCACAAATATTAATACCATACCGATTGGCACACATGGAATCTACGCCTTAAAAGTCGATAAAGATGGGCAAGTCGATATTAAAGCTGGATTTAGCATCGACTATCAAGCAGAAGGCAGAATGGAGAGAGCATTTAATAGCACAACAATGAAGCTAAGATTGTGGAATCCACCGCCAAAAAAGCAAACAAAGCCTAGAGATTCTGAAAAATAGCTTATTGGCATTTTGAGAGTAATTTTTATAGCATTATGCTATGTATCACAATCTTTAGAGATTCAAACATACAGCCATAAGTTAGAGTATCTTTGTAAAATTTAGCAACTTAGAATCTTAAAAGCGGTTTTTTAAACACAATAAGCAAATTTACCTTATTTCCTATTTTATTATGAAGCTATAAAAGCTAATGTTTAAAATGCGTAGAGAGTAAATTGGATTTATGACACATTTATATTAATAATGCAAGACATTATAAGTGTAGATACAACTTGCTGTTACACTATTGTTCAATATATCTATAATTTATTGCATTCTCAACTTAGATTTTATTTTGCATGAAATCTGAATTCTAAAACAGCTTGTTGCGTTGAAGAACACGAAACTTCTATGTATATGTGTGTCTAAACAAAGTTTAGATTCCGTAAATATGTTTTTTACTCAACACACAAAATAAAGATTTGCAACAAACGCAAAGAACTTAGAATCTAATTGATCCTGTATCCCATTAAAGCTAGGAATCCAATCTCTAAACATTTTAAATCTCAATATACTAAAAGGGGTAGGGGGGATTTAACTATCTAAACAATATGTGATAAATCCAAGCAAGATTTAAGAATACAAGATAGAATCTATTTCTTTAATATTGCTGTGCCTATGCCTTTATTTGTAAAAAACTCTAGAAGTAGGCAATGCTGCACTCTTCCATCGAGTATATGCACACGAGAAACGCCATTGTGAATAGCATGTATGCAACTTTGTAACTTTGGTATCATACCGCCGCTTACTTTGCCTGTGTCGATAAGATTTTGTGCCTCACGCAAACTAAGCTCTGAAATAAAAGAATCTTTATTATCATAATCCTCATACACGCCCTCAATATCACTCAAAAACACAAGCTTTTCAGCATGTAGGGCTTCAGCAATCGCACATGCTGCATCATCGGCATTAACATTGTAGCTATTATGATCGCTCCCTATACCAACAGGGCAAATCACAGGCACAAAGCCATCTTGCAAAATCGCACTTACAAGTGTCGTATCCACATGCACTACTTCGCCAACATAGCCAAGATTCTCACTATCCTTTGGTCGCACTTGCAGCATTCTGCCATCTTTGCCACTTATGCCGCATGCTTGCACGCCAAACTCACATAACATACCCACGATGTCTTTACTGATTTTATTTAACACCATTTCAACGATTTTCATCGTATCTTTATCAGTAACCCTTAAGCCGTCCTTAAACTTTCGTTCAATCTTTACGACTTCTAGCCATTTATCAATATCCTTGCCCCCGCCATGCACGATAATGGGTTGGAATCCGATTGAATGAAGTAGGGCTACATCGCGTATCAAACTTTTTTGCAATTCTTCGTTTAACATGGCACTTCCGCCATACTTTATCACCATTGTTTTGCCACGGAATAGCTGGATATAGGGCAAAGATTCTATTAATATTTTTGCCTTGTCTTGCCACTCTTTCATTGACTTTTCTTTGTCCATTTGTGTATCCTTCTGGTTGTAGAAAAATCTTATTGTAGCATATTTATTGTGTGAATATTGTTTTATTGTTGCTTAGAATCTAGTGTGTGGTGTAAAGTTTTGACATATTTTTGGTTTGTTTGGCAGATAGCCATACAATGTAATTATATTTAGAAACTAAATTAATATTTATATTCAACGTATAAAGATTTTACAAACATAATATCCCACGCATTTTGTAGCAATACGCGATAGCCTTTTGTGTGTAAAAAGTCTATTATTTGCTCTTTAGATTCTGTGTAATTATGCTCTATTGTCATCACGCTGAAGCTATATTTGTCAAAATCTATGCCTTTTAGCACTTCCATTTCACCACCCTCAACATCTAAAGTCATAAAATCTATATGAAAAATATTGGGGTAATTTTGCATAACTTCATTAAAAGTTGCAGTTTGCACTGAAAAAGTCTTAGTTTGCCCTAACTCATCAAGGCGACCTTTATGGTGCTGTGTCAAGTTTAGCTCTAATGTATCAAGCACAGAACATTCAGAATCTGAAGCTACAAGGGTTGTTGTGCCGATATTTTTGGAGAAAATCGCAAGGTTATAGGTATCACATTTTCTATTTTTCTTTAATTCTTCAAAGGTTTTTGGATTGGCTTCAACGCAAAATCCATTCCACCCAAGTCGCTCAAATAAATAGCTATTATTAATATTCACTCCATCATGTGCGCCTATATCGACAAAAAAGCCTCGTTTCTTTTTATGCAGAATAGAATAGGCTAGGGCGTCTTGTCCAAGCTGCCCACAGAATGTTTCATTTTGCAGGTTTGATAGCCATAGAGAATCTATGAGATATTCAACTCGATTTACCTTTTCCTGCATGTTGAGTAAAATGCTCTCATTGCTGTATTTTTTCTTCTTACGCTGATATACTGGGATACCAAATAATTTATATCGCTTTCTTATGCTGTTTCGAATCTGTTTTTTATGTGTCGTGAGTAGGGGGATACCCAATATCTTTCTTACTTCCTTATTGCCATCTATCTCTTTACTGATAATACCCATGCTAGTCCCTTATATTTTGATGTCAGCTATTCTACAAAAAAAAAAAAACGATTCAAGAGATAATGAAAAATAGCCTTAGTTTTATATTTTTAATTTGCATTGAGGTTGCATAATGGAATACAAAGGATTCTATAATTTAAGGGTTTTGGAGTTTCAAAGCTATTTCATTTATGGAATAGGGTAGGGCGGTGCAATCTATTCTTACAACAAGCCTTACTCTATTACTAGATGTATTTAATGATACTAAAAGCATTTAAAGTTATTTATATGGTAATTTTATAGTCAATATAATCAAAATTTCTATATATTTTTACTAAATATTTATGATTATTAGTAATTAATTGATAAAAAGTAAATAAAATTTCATGTTAATCTTTTACACGAATGCAGAATCAGAGTGTTACAAAATGATGAGTTCTTGTGAAAGTAATCTTAATTAAGTGAGGTTGAA
Proteins encoded:
- a CDS encoding HIT family protein codes for the protein MLSHIYSPWRSGYFSSDCSEECVFCDIANNPHNDTKNRVFYRDSICFGVMNLYPYMPGHFMLIPHKHIDTPTLLSQEEWQHLNTLSQKAIAMLEEYGASGINMGINIKKAAGAGIPEHLHLHFVPRFIGDTNFITSIANSRVYGVDFDSIYDKISSLAKKHLYN
- a CDS encoding ankyrin repeat domain-containing protein — encoded protein: MKKIYVCLCFIFGILKANQYDYLLFSHVLSDVESGFDLKADVNARWQGNTPLYTAVKNNHLEIAYLLIMGGADVNAINHGKTALHEAVRNKNAYITQLLVTAGAKVNIQDESDGNTPLHYAALNSDRQTLNILTNAQGDMNTPNFQGITPAQIAMREITIPPIIIEDYNLAVSASAFKITNSAVIFNIRNLTNEPLVIFNTGLYLNGNLIASSQKPLTIPAGTTITNINTIPIGTHGIYALKVDKDGQVDIKAGFSIDYQAEGRMERAFNSTTMKLRLWNPPPKKQTKPRDSEK
- the argB gene encoding acetylglutamate kinase, with translation MKEWQDKAKILIESLPYIQLFRGKTMVIKYGGSAMLNEELQKSLIRDVALLHSIGFQPIIVHGGGKDIDKWLEVVKIERKFKDGLRVTDKDTMKIVEMVLNKISKDIVGMLCEFGVQACGISGKDGRMLQVRPKDSENLGYVGEVVHVDTTLVSAILQDGFVPVICPVGIGSDHNSYNVNADDAACAIAEALHAEKLVFLSDIEGVYEDYDNKDSFISELSLREAQNLIDTGKVSGGMIPKLQSCIHAIHNGVSRVHILDGRVQHCLLLEFFTNKGIGTAILKK
- a CDS encoding FkbM family methyltransferase, with amino-acid sequence MGIISKEIDGNKEVRKILGIPLLTTHKKQIRNSIRKRYKLFGIPVYQRKKKKYSNESILLNMQEKVNRVEYLIDSLWLSNLQNETFCGQLGQDALAYSILHKKKRGFFVDIGAHDGVNINNSYLFERLGWNGFCVEANPKTFEELKKNRKCDTYNLAIFSKNIGTTTLVASDSECSVLDTLELNLTQHHKGRLDELGQTKTFSVQTATFNEVMQNYPNIFHIDFMTLDVEGGEMEVLKGIDFDKYSFSVMTIEHNYTESKEQIIDFLHTKGYRVLLQNAWDIMFVKSLYVEYKY